The Sphaerospermopsis torques-reginae ITEP-024 genome has a window encoding:
- a CDS encoding macrolide family glycosyltransferase — protein sequence MSRVVFLNVSAAGHIIPTLGLVKELIHRGEEVIYYETPNFQTEIESFGAKFRPYPSINPETAPPAENEMSLVPSLTWCAHQMLPALLESVRAEKPDYIIHDSLCLWGRLVAQILNIPAINSIATAAFTPQTFYECPWLRKKLPGFLKQAAAGMKHYRKYQKELRTTYGLPPIKFVDTFTNIEPLNLCYLPPELQPYSDKFDQRFHFVGPCNPVRGIEYDFPMEKLQKDKLILISFGNIHDPGVAFYRSCIQAFGNTDAQVVMVLSPAIDVTLLGDIPENFIIRPTGTVPQLKILERASLFIMHGAGGGTREAVWYSVPMIAVPQTYEQEIISRRIQEQGAGIMMMLEDVTVESLQQTAQHILADHSFRVNSGLLGDACRAAGGVQRAVDEIWRYVYDLGSIPNVYIYF from the coding sequence ATGAGTCGTGTAGTATTTCTCAACGTTTCCGCAGCAGGTCATATTATCCCTACCTTGGGATTAGTAAAAGAATTGATTCATAGAGGTGAAGAGGTAATTTATTATGAAACTCCTAACTTTCAAACAGAAATAGAATCTTTTGGCGCTAAATTTCGCCCTTATCCGTCCATAAATCCTGAAACAGCACCACCAGCAGAAAATGAAATGTCTTTAGTTCCTTCTCTTACTTGGTGCGCTCATCAAATGCTACCAGCATTACTAGAATCAGTACGTGCAGAAAAGCCAGATTATATTATTCATGATTCCCTCTGTCTGTGGGGAAGATTAGTAGCTCAAATTCTGAATATTCCTGCTATTAATTCTATTGCGACTGCTGCTTTTACTCCCCAAACTTTCTATGAATGTCCTTGGTTGAGAAAAAAACTACCGGGATTTTTAAAACAAGCTGCGGCGGGGATGAAACACTATCGTAAATATCAAAAAGAACTGCGAACAACTTATGGTTTACCACCAATCAAATTTGTAGATACATTTACCAATATTGAACCGCTAAACTTATGTTATTTACCACCTGAACTGCAACCCTATAGTGATAAATTTGATCAGCGTTTCCATTTTGTTGGACCCTGTAATCCTGTGCGGGGAATAGAATATGATTTTCCAATGGAGAAATTACAAAAAGACAAGCTAATTCTCATTTCCTTTGGTAATATTCATGACCCTGGTGTGGCATTTTATCGCAGTTGTATTCAAGCTTTTGGTAACACCGATGCTCAAGTAGTAATGGTATTAAGTCCCGCTATAGATGTAACTTTGCTAGGAGATATTCCCGAAAACTTTATCATTAGACCTACTGGTACTGTTCCCCAATTAAAAATATTAGAACGTGCCAGTTTATTTATTATGCACGGTGCAGGAGGAGGTACAAGGGAAGCTGTTTGGTATTCAGTACCAATGATTGCAGTACCACAAACCTATGAACAGGAAATTATTTCTCGTCGTATTCAGGAGCAAGGTGCAGGAATTATGATGATGTTAGAAGATGTGACTGTGGAAAGTTTACAACAAACAGCACAGCATATTTTGGCTGATCATTCTTTTCGAGTTAATAGTGGTCTTTTGGGTGATGCTTGTCGTGCAGCTGGTGGAGTCCAACGAGCAGTAGATGAAATTTGGCGTTATGTGTATGATTTAGGGAGCATCCCAAATGTGTACATTTATTTTTAA
- a CDS encoding ATP-binding cassette domain-containing protein, translating to MILGTLREQLIYPHSHANVSDEELDQVMEKVNLSDLAVRFGGLDTEQDWSEILSLGEQQRLAFARLLVTKPKYAILDEATSALDVNNEEKLYNLLMEIDTTFISIGHRPTLKKFHQIVINLSSASISYSGV from the coding sequence ATGATTTTAGGAACTCTCAGAGAACAGTTAATTTATCCTCATAGTCATGCTAATGTTAGTGATGAAGAACTTGATCAAGTGATGGAAAAAGTAAATTTATCAGACTTAGCGGTAAGATTTGGAGGTTTAGATACAGAGCAAGATTGGAGTGAGATTCTGTCTTTAGGAGAACAACAAAGATTAGCCTTTGCACGTCTGTTAGTTACCAAACCCAAATATGCTATTTTAGATGAAGCCACCAGTGCTTTAGATGTGAACAATGAGGAAAAACTATATAATTTATTGATGGAAATAGATACAACTTTTATTAGTATTGGACATCGACCTACTCTCAAAAAATTTCATCAAATTGTTATTAATCTTTCGTCCGCATCTATATCTTACAGCGGCGTTTAG
- a CDS encoding non-ribosomal peptide synthetase — translation MNQILPLSINQREIYIDQMMWSEGSHLNIGATVIVHGVFNQEIFNYAMNKIIACYPGLRTRIYEVDGKPLQAIANHENYHIPLVDFSSQENSKAQADKYINQEFTKPFSFGENASLVDLQLIRVREDHHIIFAKYHHAITDGWGTAIFFREVIKTYNQIINDGKDNQTVREWVINEYLEEESKYLESENFQRDRHYWQQRLNSVKPQIFSQIKPQDLHGQRQSIYITREQYNRVDQLCKNVQSNAFHFILSLISIYLTKRYHKQDVVVGLSLLNRSKKSFKDAIGLFVSTIPFRLEINGQETIHELLDQIRSLLRQDYRHQRFPLGEMKRLYGLQTSSKEHLFEVFLSYERHDYNECFAETQTTCIPLYSQQQKVPLIIYVREYEETSDVKIDFDYNLSYLDAETVDQIVTNFQNLFTEAANNLESTIAELTLCLPEAENVTITQPEILINYSTETLISAFENIVNQYPQNPAVQFNKKTLNYTDLNSQANRLAHYLLSQGIKPGSRVGICLERSEQMIIAILAILKTGSAYVPLDPHAPAVRRQLILKDSGILALITEASLLSESSTENITAFTLQSIEDELSKQPNTSPQITIKPDFPAYIIYTSGSTGTPKGCVVTHSNAIRLMRSTEPWFGFNENDIWTLFHSFAFDFSVWELWGALLYGGKVIIVPFWLSRTPETFREFLTTEKVTVLNQTPSAFYQLIRADEASVGDLALRYVIFGGEALDLQSLQPWLERYGDKKPCLVNMYGITETTVHVTYRPILRQDLKGKASVIGREIPDLSIYLLDEKLSPVADGIPGEIYVAGAGVTSGYLNRPALTAERFLPNPFGSGRMYRSGDLAKRLPNGDLEYLGRIDQQVKIRGFRIELGEIQAALTSHFQVREAVVIADEWEEEKRLVAYYVPGESSPTANELRQYLKNKLPDYMIPAAYVSVEAFSLNVNGKIDVKALPAPDWNLLRVEEDYIAPRNADEETLCAIVAEILGLEKVGIDDNFFEIGGDSILALQVIAKAKKAGFALSARELYEFATVRHLAKKKAAVTSSSDINKPLVSNLISEADQLLLPKNAETAYPLSSLQGGMLYHSELHPDSAIFHQIFTFDLHLSFSEFVWKKAIADICLAHPVLRTSFHWTGYSTPIQIVHQEVELPLTIVDLRHLENTHQQVKAWIELEKNRNFDITKSPLFRFQIHRISEEEISFSFSFHHVILDGWSVATLLTQLLQRYVQYLAAENLPPLFIPEITYKDFIVQEQNAIANQKLRQFWLQHLSNLQVTTLPRLSTSTQATDSQKRQLKRLSVTINEELANNLRKLSKNIGVTLKTALLALHLRVISFITGQKEVVTGNVINARPETTGSENLLGLFVNTLPLRLELTGGNWREFIQAVLRAETEILPYRDFPLAEIQRLLDKRPLFDVGFNYVHFHVYEGLLNLPQIQVNNVDIFEETDFPFLTEFCLVPGSAALQLNLIYDIQQFADAQVEQYGKYYQTALVEMVTAPQTAYHRRSLISTPERQQLLQAANTKPQNFFSPDTLISAFNQAVAEYTNKTALVYEQTNLSFVELETRANRLANYLQTQGVKPETLVGVCLERSEQLVITILAILKAGGAYVPIDPSYPSDRLEFLLQDSGIVLLVTEKSVISQLSKCSSEIVILEDITSKLEQENSQPPTVQIFPENPAYVIYTSGSTGKPKGCIVTHSNVIRLLNATASWFNFNSEDVWTLFHSYAFDFSVWELWGALLYGGQVVLVPYWTSRSPKDFFQLLQTHKVTVLNQTPSAFKQLIPIAQEQAEKLPLRYVIFGGEALELPTLQPWFDLYGDAQPKLINMYGITETTVHVTYRPITQADIINNSGSVIGQPIPDLQLYILDDNLEPTPIGVPGEIYVGGAGVTRGYLHQPRLSAERFIPNPHSQTPGSRLYRSGDLARRLPDGEIEYLGRDDQQIKIRGFRIELGEITAVINTHPQVKQALVMVQKATTGENRIVAYFTSDSAADLKTELPELTKSKLPDYMIPAAFVPIETIPLTVNGKINYQALPAPDWSWTSKPYIAPRNDQEATICSLMASLLKLEQVGVQDDFFEIGGDSLLVTQLAIRLRQTYNTEFPLPQLFTHRTPESIALLLGDVQNVITDTKDTEIPKAGRKRRSVSLSDDGILTT, via the coding sequence ATGAATCAGATACTACCATTATCAATCAATCAAAGAGAAATCTATATTGACCAAATGATGTGGTCTGAAGGTTCTCATTTAAATATTGGTGCAACTGTGATAGTTCATGGTGTTTTTAATCAAGAGATTTTTAATTATGCCATGAATAAGATAATTGCTTGTTATCCGGGGCTGCGGACGCGAATTTATGAAGTTGATGGTAAGCCTTTACAGGCGATAGCGAATCACGAAAATTATCATATTCCTTTGGTTGATTTTTCCAGTCAGGAAAACAGTAAAGCACAGGCTGATAAATATATAAATCAGGAATTTACTAAACCTTTTAGCTTTGGTGAAAATGCCTCTTTAGTTGACTTACAATTAATTAGAGTGCGTGAAGATCACCATATTATTTTCGCTAAGTATCATCATGCTATTACTGATGGTTGGGGAACTGCTATTTTCTTCCGGGAAGTAATTAAAACTTACAATCAAATTATCAATGATGGTAAGGATAATCAAACAGTAAGAGAATGGGTAATTAATGAATATCTAGAAGAAGAATCAAAGTATTTAGAATCGGAGAATTTTCAGCGCGATCGCCATTATTGGCAACAACGTTTAAACAGTGTTAAACCTCAGATTTTTAGCCAAATTAAGCCTCAAGATTTACATGGACAAAGGCAGTCTATATATATTACTCGTGAACAATATAACAGAGTTGATCAACTTTGCAAAAATGTCCAATCAAACGCTTTTCATTTTATCCTCAGTTTAATTTCTATCTATTTAACTAAACGCTATCACAAGCAAGATGTAGTTGTTGGTTTATCTCTGTTAAACCGCAGCAAAAAAAGCTTTAAAGATGCCATTGGTTTGTTTGTGAGTACCATTCCTTTCCGCTTAGAAATTAATGGACAGGAAACAATTCATGAACTATTAGATCAAATTCGTTCTTTATTACGTCAAGATTATCGCCATCAACGTTTTCCCCTGGGAGAAATGAAGCGTCTCTATGGTTTACAAACCAGTAGTAAAGAACATTTATTTGAGGTTTTTCTTTCCTACGAAAGACATGATTATAATGAATGTTTTGCTGAAACTCAAACAACCTGTATTCCCCTTTATAGTCAGCAGCAAAAAGTACCATTAATTATTTATGTACGAGAATACGAAGAAACGAGCGATGTAAAAATAGATTTTGACTATAACCTGTCTTATTTAGATGCAGAAACAGTTGATCAAATAGTGACAAACTTTCAAAATCTATTTACTGAGGCAGCAAATAATTTAGAAAGTACCATTGCCGAACTTACCCTGTGCTTACCAGAGGCAGAAAATGTTACTATTACTCAACCAGAAATATTAATCAATTATAGCACAGAAACACTAATTTCTGCTTTTGAAAACATCGTTAATCAATATCCTCAAAATCCAGCAGTTCAATTTAATAAAAAGACTCTCAATTATACAGATTTGAATAGTCAGGCCAATCGTTTAGCGCACTATTTACTCAGTCAAGGAATCAAACCAGGATCACGAGTAGGAATATGTTTAGAACGTTCCGAACAGATGATTATTGCTATTTTAGCAATTCTCAAAACCGGATCAGCTTATGTTCCCCTTGATCCTCATGCTCCTGCTGTACGTCGGCAATTAATTCTGAAAGATAGTGGCATTTTAGCATTAATTACAGAAGCATCATTACTATCAGAATCCTCGACCGAAAACATTACCGCTTTTACACTCCAATCTATCGAGGATGAACTGAGTAAACAACCAAATACATCGCCACAAATTACTATTAAACCCGATTTTCCTGCCTATATTATCTACACTAGCGGTTCTACGGGAACGCCTAAAGGTTGTGTAGTCACTCACAGCAATGCTATCCGGTTAATGCGTTCTACAGAACCCTGGTTTGGGTTTAATGAAAATGATATTTGGACGCTATTTCATTCCTTCGCTTTTGACTTTTCTGTGTGGGAATTGTGGGGTGCTTTATTATATGGTGGCAAGGTAATTATTGTACCTTTTTGGTTAAGCAGAACACCAGAAACATTTCGAGAGTTTTTGACTACAGAAAAGGTAACAGTTCTCAATCAAACACCTTCAGCTTTTTATCAATTAATTCGTGCTGATGAAGCAAGTGTGGGAGATTTAGCATTGCGCTATGTGATATTTGGTGGTGAAGCTTTAGATTTACAAAGTTTGCAACCTTGGTTAGAAAGATATGGTGATAAAAAACCTTGTTTGGTGAATATGTACGGGATTACAGAAACTACCGTTCATGTTACCTATCGTCCTATTTTACGTCAAGATTTAAAAGGAAAAGCGAGCGTAATTGGTAGAGAAATTCCTGATCTTTCTATATATCTTCTAGATGAGAAATTATCACCTGTTGCTGATGGTATTCCTGGAGAAATTTATGTAGCTGGTGCGGGAGTTACAAGTGGTTATTTAAATCGTCCTGCATTAACAGCAGAAAGATTTTTACCTAATCCCTTTGGTAGTGGGAGAATGTACCGCAGTGGTGATTTAGCGAAAAGATTACCTAACGGCGATTTAGAATATTTAGGTAGAATAGATCAGCAAGTCAAAATTCGCGGTTTTCGCATTGAGTTGGGAGAAATTCAAGCCGCTTTAACATCCCATTTCCAAGTGCGGGAAGCGGTGGTTATAGCTGATGAATGGGAAGAGGAAAAACGTCTGGTTGCTTATTATGTTCCCGGAGAATCTTCACCCACTGCAAATGAATTGCGTCAATATCTGAAAAATAAGTTGCCAGATTATATGATACCCGCAGCTTATGTTAGTGTGGAAGCTTTTTCTTTAAATGTGAATGGTAAAATTGATGTTAAAGCTTTACCAGCACCGGATTGGAATTTGTTAAGGGTAGAGGAAGATTATATCGCTCCCCGCAATGCAGATGAAGAAACTTTATGTGCTATTGTGGCGGAAATTTTGGGTTTGGAAAAGGTAGGAATTGATGATAATTTCTTTGAAATTGGTGGAGATTCAATTTTAGCTTTACAGGTAATTGCAAAAGCTAAAAAAGCGGGTTTTGCACTTTCCGCTAGAGAACTTTATGAATTTGCTACTGTTCGTCATTTAGCTAAGAAAAAAGCCGCAGTTACAAGTTCATCTGATATTAATAAACCTCTTGTCAGTAATTTAATTTCAGAAGCGGATCAATTGCTGTTACCAAAAAATGCAGAAACAGCTTATCCTCTTTCTAGTTTACAGGGAGGAATGCTTTATCACAGTGAATTACATCCTGATTCGGCAATTTTCCACCAAATTTTTACCTTTGATTTACATTTGAGTTTTTCAGAATTCGTCTGGAAAAAGGCAATTGCTGATATTTGTTTAGCACATCCAGTATTAAGAACTTCCTTTCATTGGACAGGATATAGCACCCCGATCCAAATTGTCCATCAAGAAGTTGAATTACCTTTAACTATAGTTGATTTACGACATTTAGAAAATACACATCAACAAGTTAAAGCATGGATTGAGTTAGAAAAAAATCGGAATTTTGATATTACTAAATCACCGCTTTTCCGCTTCCAAATTCATAGAATATCCGAGGAAGAAATCAGTTTTAGTTTTAGTTTTCATCATGTGATTCTTGATGGTTGGAGTGTGGCCACTTTGCTAACGCAATTATTACAGCGTTATGTGCAGTATTTAGCAGCGGAAAATTTGCCACCTTTATTTATCCCAGAAATTACTTACAAAGATTTTATTGTTCAAGAACAAAATGCGATCGCTAACCAAAAACTTCGGCAATTTTGGTTACAACATCTCAGCAATTTACAAGTAACTACTCTCCCCCGTTTAAGTACAAGTACCCAAGCAACGGACTCTCAAAAACGTCAGTTAAAACGCCTCTCTGTGACTATCAATGAGGAATTAGCTAATAATTTGCGTAAACTGAGCAAAAATATCGGTGTTACTTTAAAAACGGCTCTTTTAGCTTTACATCTGCGGGTGATCTCTTTTATCACTGGACAAAAAGAGGTGGTGACAGGTAATGTTATTAATGCCAGACCAGAAACTACAGGTAGTGAAAATTTACTGGGTTTGTTTGTGAATACACTACCCCTGCGCTTGGAGTTGACTGGGGGTAATTGGAGAGAATTTATACAAGCGGTTTTACGTGCAGAAACAGAAATTCTTCCCTATCGTGATTTTCCCCTCGCAGAAATTCAACGCCTGCTTGACAAACGCCCCCTGTTTGATGTGGGATTTAACTATGTGCATTTTCACGTTTATGAAGGGTTGCTGAATTTACCACAAATTCAAGTTAATAACGTTGATATTTTTGAAGAAACAGATTTTCCCTTCTTGACAGAATTTTGTTTAGTACCGGGAAGTGCAGCGTTACAGCTAAATTTAATTTATGACATTCAACAGTTTGCAGATGCACAAGTTGAGCAATATGGCAAGTATTACCAAACTGCTTTAGTAGAAATGGTGACTGCTCCGCAAACAGCATATCATCGGCGATCGCTCATCTCCACACCAGAACGCCAACAATTATTACAAGCCGCTAACACAAAACCCCAAAACTTCTTTTCTCCTGATACCTTAATTTCTGCCTTTAATCAAGCAGTAGCAGAATATACAAATAAAACTGCCCTAGTTTACGAACAAACTAACCTCAGTTTTGTAGAATTAGAAACCCGTGCTAATCGTCTCGCTAATTATTTACAAACTCAAGGAGTTAAACCAGAAACCTTGGTAGGTGTGTGTTTAGAACGTTCTGAACAATTAGTAATTACCATCTTAGCGATTTTGAAAGCTGGTGGTGCTTATGTTCCTATTGATCCCAGTTACCCTAGCGATCGCCTAGAATTTCTGTTACAAGATAGTGGCATAGTTCTTTTAGTTACAGAAAAATCAGTAATTTCTCAGTTATCTAAATGTTCTAGTGAAATTGTCATTCTCGAAGACATCACCAGCAAACTAGAACAGGAAAATTCTCAACCCCCAACAGTCCAGATATTCCCAGAAAATCCAGCTTATGTAATTTATACCAGTGGTTCTACAGGCAAACCCAAAGGTTGTATAGTCACTCATAGTAATGTGATCCGCCTCCTCAACGCCACCGCATCCTGGTTTAATTTTAATAGTGAAGATGTCTGGACTTTATTTCACTCCTACGCTTTCGACTTCTCCGTGTGGGAACTGTGGGGAGCTTTATTATATGGTGGTCAAGTAGTATTAGTTCCCTATTGGACAAGTCGTTCACCCAAAGACTTTTTCCAACTCCTGCAAACCCACAAAGTGACAGTATTAAATCAAACACCATCAGCCTTTAAACAATTAATCCCCATCGCCCAAGAACAGGCAGAAAAATTACCTTTACGCTACGTAATTTTTGGGGGAGAAGCCTTAGAACTACCAACTTTGCAACCTTGGTTTGATTTATATGGTGATGCCCAACCAAAATTAATTAATATGTACGGTATCACCGAAACCACCGTTCACGTCACCTATAGACCAATTACCCAAGCAGATATCATCAATAATAGTGGTAGCGTCATCGGTCAACCGATCCCCGATTTACAACTTTATATCTTAGACGACAATTTAGAACCCACACCTATAGGAGTTCCCGGAGAAATTTATGTTGGTGGTGCAGGAGTCACCAGAGGATATCTACATCAACCGCGTTTAAGTGCAGAAAGATTTATTCCCAACCCCCACAGTCAAACCCCAGGTAGTCGTTTATATCGTAGCGGTGACTTAGCAAGACGTTTACCAGATGGAGAAATAGAATATCTCGGACGTGATGACCAGCAAATTAAAATACGTGGTTTCCGCATCGAACTAGGGGAAATTACGGCAGTTATCAATACTCATCCCCAAGTCAAACAAGCATTAGTCATGGTGCAGAAAGCCACAACCGGGGAAAATCGTATAGTTGCCTATTTTACATCTGATAGCGCAGCCGACCTGAAAACAGAATTACCAGAGTTGACCAAAAGCAAATTACCTGATTATATGATTCCAGCGGCATTTGTGCCAATAGAAACCATACCCTTAACAGTTAACGGTAAAATTAACTATCAAGCACTACCCGCACCTGATTGGAGTTGGACAAGTAAACCTTATATTGCGCCGAGAAATGACCAAGAAGCAACAATTTGTTCCCTGATGGCATCATTGTTAAAACTAGAACAAGTAGGAGTGCAAGATGATTTCTTTGAAATTGGTGGAGATTCCCTATTGGTAACACAGTTAGCTATTCGTTTGCGGCAAACCTATAACACTGAATTTCCCTTACCGCAGTTATTCACCCATCGTACCCCAGAAAGTATTGCACTTTTATTAGGAGATGTGCAAAATGTGATAACAGATACTAAAGATACCGAAATCCCCAAAGCCGGACGCAAACGCCGTTCTGTCAGCTTAAGTGATGACGGTATCTTAACTACTTAA